From the genome of Frateuria soli:
AACAGCACGCCGTTGTGCGCCAGCGAGATCTCCCCAGGCCGCGGATGCGATCCGCCGCCGACCAGCGCCACCGCGGAGGCAGTGTGGTGCGGCGCGCGGAAGGGGCGCTGGCGCCAGCGCGCCGGGTCCACGCGTTGCCCGGCGACCGACAGCACGGCGCAGGTTTCCAGCGCTTCGGTTTCCCCCAGCGGCGGCAGGATGCCGGGCAGGCGCTCGGCGAGCATGGTCTTGCCGGTGCCGGGCGGGCCGATCAGCAGCAGGTGATGGCCGCCCGCGGCCGCGATTTCCAGCGCGCGCCGGGCCTGCAACTGGCCACGCACGTCGACCAGGTCGGGCGCGCCCGGGGCAATAGTCTGGCCGTTGTCCGCCTGGCCCGGCAGCGCCAGTTCCCCCGCGTCGCGCAGCCAGCTGCAGACGTCGGCCAGGGTATCGGCCACCAGCACGTCGGCTTCCGGCACCAGCGCCGCCTCCGCGGCATTCGCTCGCGGCACCACCACGCGTCGCCCGCGCGCCCGCGCGCGTAGCAGCGCGGGCAACACGCCGGAAACGCCGCGCAGGTCGCCCGACAACGCCAGTTCGCCGAGGAACTCGCATTCGTCCAGTTTCTCGCGCGGCACCTGCCCCCCCGCCGCCAGGATGCCCAGCGCGATGGCCAGGTCGAAGCGGCCACCATCCTTGGGCAACTCGGCCGGCGCCAGGTTCACGGTGACCTTGCGGTTGGGATACTCGAACGCGGCGCTCTGGATCGCCACGCGCACGCGGTCGCGCGCCTCGCGCACCGCCGCTTCCGGCAGGCCAACGATGTGCGTGCCCGGCAAACCGCCGGAAAGATGCACCTCGACCATCACCTGCGGCGCGGCGACGCCTTCCTGGGCGCGGCTCAAGGTGACGGCCAGGCTCACGGCACCACCCGGCCCGGCCAGTGCGCGGTCGTCCCTGACCGCAACGGCTGGAGAAACACGGTTGGCAGGTCCCGCCTGGCGCCCCCGAGGGAGGCCGGCGGCGCGCTCGCGGACGATGCACGCGGGGCGTACCGGCCGAGAGGCATGGAGTCGCCAGAATGCATGGTGGAACGCGACCCCATCGACGTCAGGCAAAAAAATAACCGCCCCCGATCGCTCTCGGGGTGAGGGTGACGGATCGGGGGCGGCTCCCGGGAGCTGGCGCTAGAGTCCGCGGGTAGCCGCGTCGGCCTCCAGTTCGGCGACGCGCTTTTCCAGTTCGTCGACCTTGGCGCGGGTGCGCGCCAGCAGTTGACTCTGGACTTCGAACTCCTCGCGGGTGACCAGTTCGAGGCGACGCAATCCTTGCATCAGGACATCGTGGAAGTTGGTTCGCAAATCCTGCTGCGCCTGTGCCAACCCTGGCGGTACCAGCGACACAAGTCGCAGGGCAATTCGGTCGATTTCCTGCCGATCCATCATGGACGGCGCCTCAAGCGGGTCGGAAGGAAGTCTAGGTAACGTGAACACAAGTGCGCCATCGGCCGGCTCCGCCAGGGAATGTAGGGATTGTCCTACACGACCCACCGGGGCGACAGGTCGCGAAGCGGCAGGCACAATGATGCGGACGAGAGGAAAAGCGAGCGAGGAGCATCCATGAAGCTGGTCGTGGCGGTCATCAAGCCGTTCAAGCTGGACGACGTGCGCGAGGCATTGGCCGAGGCGGGCGTCCAGGGCATCACGGTGACCGAGGTCAAGGGCTTCGGCCGGCAGAAGGGACATACCGAGCTTTATCGCGGCGCCGAGTACGTGGTCGATTTCCTGCCCAAGATCAAGCTGGAGGTGGCGGTGGCCGACGACCAGCTCGAACGGGTGATCGAGGCGATCCAGCAATCGGCCCGTACCGGCAAGATCGGCGACGGCAAGATCTTCGTCAGCCCGTTGGAGCAGGTCATCCGCATCCGCACCGGCGAGCTGGACAACGACGCCCTCTAGCTGCGCGCAGGGCGGCCCACCGGCCTACCGCGACGAGGGTCGGCCGAAGTCGCCCGCCCGGCCAGATGGCTCTTATCCGCCCGTTGGGCCCGCCCGCGGACGGCGAAACGGTCCGCGATCGATCGCCGCTGCCGTCGGCACCTGTCGCAGCGGCCGCTCCGCGTGGCTCGTCCCGCGGAGCCAAGCCCGCGGGCGTAGGGGGAAAACCTTGCGGAAGATCCCTACTTCGCCTTGCCCTGGTTCGCCACGGCGGCCATCTTCGCCGCGATCGCCTCCGCGTCACCCAGGTAGTAGCTGCGCAGCGGCTTCATCTGATCGTCGAACTCATAGACCAGCGGCACGCCATTGGGCACGTTCATCTCGACGATCGCCTCGTCGGAGACATGGTCCAGGTACTTGATCAGCGCGCGCAGGGAATTGCCGTGCGCGGCCACCAGCACGCGCTGGCCGGAGGCTACCGCCGGCGCCAGCACGTCGTGCCAGTAGGGCAGCACGCGGGCGACGGTGTCCTTCAAGCACTCGGTGTCCGGGATCATCGAGGGATCGAGCAGGGCGTAGCGGGGGTCACGCAGCGACGGGTTGTCGGCCCGCTCCAGCGGCGGCGGCGGGATATCGTAGCTGCGGCGCCAGATCTTGACCTGGTCCTCGCCGTACTTCGCCGCCGTCTCGGCCTTGTTGAGTCCGGTCAGGCCACCGTAGTGGCGCTCGTTCAAGCGCCAGTCGGTGACCACCGGGATCCACATCAGGTCCATCGCGTCGAGCACGCCCCACAGCGTGCGCACCGCGCGCTTGAGCACCGAGGTGTGCGCCACGTCGAAGGTGTAGCCGGCTTCCACCAGCAGCCGGCCGGCTTCCCTTGCCTCGGCCATGCCCTGCTCGGTCAGGTCGACGTCGGCCCAGCCGCTGAAGCGGTTGTCGAGGTTCCACTGGGACTGGCCATGGCGGATCAGGACGAGCTTGTGCATGGTAGGACACCTGGCGCGGAAAACCGGAAATGGTGGGGCTGCCCCGCTGCGGCGTCAAATGCGCCCCTGCCGAAGGTCACGCTAAACCGCGACGGCCTGCCCCGCATCAGATGTCCATTCCCACGAAGGAGCACCACCATGCGCCATCTGCTCATCGCCCTCGCCCTGGCCCTGCCGCTGGCGGCGGTCGCCTCGGACAACGACGTCGACAAGATCAACGGTGACATCCGCATCGACGCCGGCCAGAGCGCCGGCGAGCTCAGCACCGTCAACGGCGACATCTCGCTAGCCGCCGGCGCCAGCGCACGCAAGGCCGACACGGTCAACGGCGGCATCACGCTGGGCGAGCGGTCGACGATCGGCACGGTCAATACGGTCAACGGTGGCATCGAGTTGGAGGCCGGCGCCAAGGTCAACGGCGAGATCGAAGCGGTCAACGGGCACATCGAGCTGGCGAGAGGCGCAGACGTGAGCGGCCACGTGTCCAACGTCAATGGCCGTATCGAACTGGATGCGGCCCACGTGGGCGGCGGGCTGGAGACCGTGGCCGGCGACATCGACATCGGCGCCGGCTCGCACGTCGAGGGAGGCCTCCTGGTGGAGAAGCCCAACGGCGGCTGGTTCAACCACAGTCGTACGCCGCACATCGTGATCGGCCCGCACGCGGTGGTGCAGGGCACGCTGGACTTCCGCCGCGAGGTGGTTCTGCAGGTCAGCGACAGCGCACAGATCGGCCCGGTGAAGGGCGCCACGCCGGTGAAGTTCAGCGGCGACCGGCCATAAGGGTCTCGTAGAACCGCACCCGTGCGCGACCACCGCCCCCCGTGGTCGCGCCAGGGGAGTCCCTACAGCCAGTCGCGCGGCTTGAGGTAATCCTGCAGGCGCGCCTCCGGCGAACCCGGTTCCGGCACGTAGCCATACTCGTAGCGCAGCCGCGGCGGCAGGCTCATCAGGATCGACTCGGTGCGCCCGCCGGACTGCAGGCCGAACAGCGTGCCCCGGTCATAGACCAGGTTGAACTCCACGTAGCGGCCACGCCGGTACAGCTGGAACTCGCGCTCGCGCTCGCCATAGGGCATGTCGCGTCGGCGCTCGGCAATCGGCAGATAGGCGTCCAGGAAACCCTGCGCCACGTCGCGGGTGAAGGCGAAGCAGCGCTCGAAGCCGCCCTCGTTGAGGTCGTCATAGAACAGCCCGCCCACGCCGCGCGTCTCATCGCGATGCTTGAGGTAGAAGTAGTCGTCGCACCAGCGCTTGTAGCGCAGGTAGACGTCGTCGCCGTAAGGCGCACACAGGTCGCGCGCGACCGTGTGCCAGTGCCTCACGTCCTCGTCGAAGGGATAGAACGGAGTCAGGTCGAAGCCGCCGCCGAACCACCACACCGGCTCGACCCCCGGCTTGCTGGCCTCGAAGTAGCGCACGTTGGCGTGCGTGGTCGGCACGTACGGATTCCTGGGATGCAGCACCAGCGACACGCCGGTGGCGATGAAGCTGCCGCCGGCCAGCTCCGGCCGGTGCGCGGTGGCGCTGGGTGGCAGGGTGTGGCCATGCACGCGGGAGAAGTTCACCCCCGCCTGCTCGAACAGGGCCCCGTCGCGCAGTACGCGGGTGCGGCCGCCGCCGCCGGCCTCGCGGGTCCAGCGGTCCTCGGCGAAGCGCGCGCCGCCGTCCAGTCGCTCGATCGCGCTACAGATGCGGTCCTGGACGTCCTGCAGGAAGGTTTCGGCCTGGTCGGCTTGCTGGCTCATCGAAAGGACCGGTGCGGGGGAGTGCCGCAGAGCTTAGCAAGCGGGCCCGCACCGGCACTGTGGCGCGTCGACGCGGGCGCTTGAGCGATCAGCTCGCCGTGGCGGAGATCAGTTCGAGGTTGCGGCCGATGTCGCCGGAGAGGTACTGCATCCAGCCCATGTAGTTGGAGTGGATCAGGCGCGTGCCGTCGCGCTTGACCTCGTACTTGAGGTTCTTGCTGTCGACGTAACGGATCTGCGCGTGACTGGTGTCGAAGTCGACGCGGATCTTGGCGACCCATTCGTCGCGGCTGAGCTGGGCGCTGGTGTTGCCGGCCTGCTCGTCGGTGACGGTCCAGCCACGGCCGAGCAGCGCGGCCTTGACCGCCTTGCCGACCTGCACCTGGTTCATGCCCGTGGGCACCGCGATCGGCGCGGGATCGACCAGCGGCGACTGGCGGAAAGCCATCGTCAGCAGCAGGAGCGGAAGCAGCAGGACCAACAGGAATCGGGAGCGGAACATCGGGACTTCCCCTGTCTCTGGATACGCCGCGGAGCGCGGCGCGGCGAGTCTGCCGCGCACGATGCGGCGGCACAAGCCGCGTCAGCTGATCCGCGCGGCCATGCGGCGGTGGCCGATCAGCCGCGCCCAGCGCATGCCCAGGTCGATCCACATCAGGTAGGTCGCTTCCATCAGCAGCAGGGCGAGGTAGCGCGGCGTGCGCGGCAGGCCCTCTTCGGCCGCCACGGCATGGCCATCGAAGCCCAGTCGCCGCGCCAGCAGCAGGCAGCGCGCCAGGTGGTAGCGACTGGTCAGCAGCGCGACCGGGGGCAGCACTTCGGCCCGGTCGCCGCCCTGCAGCAGGCCGCGCGCATGGCGCAGGTTCTCCAGCGAGTCGACCGATTCCTGCTCCAGCTCGACGTGGGCGTCGGCCGGCAGCCCCTGCCCCTGCAACCACGCATGGCCGGCCTCGGCCTCGCTTCGCGCACCACCGCTGCGTCCTCCGAGCAACAGCACCCGCCCGGCCGTCTTCTCCCGCAGCAGCGCGAGCGCGCGGGCCAGCCGCCCGCGGTAGTCGGCGCCGGGCGCGTCAGCGACCAGCTGTCGCCCGAACACCAGCACGACCCACCGCCCCCGCAGCGTGGTCGGCGCACGCCGCGCAATCCGCCACACGTGCACCACGTAGCCCAGCCAGACGATGCCCGCACTCAGCACGACCGCGAGCAGCGTCACCACGGCCGCATGCAGCACGTCGGCATCGCGCAGGTAACGCCATGGATTGCGTTGGGTGGAGGACGACGGCACGGCGAATCGGCAGGCAACGGACGGTGCAGTGTGCGCAGCCGATTGCACGGCTGCAATCGTGGGCTGCCGGAAACCGGCGCTAGCGCAGGAGCCGGCTTTGCCCCCGGAAGCATGAACAAGGGCCCGGTCAACGGAAGCCAAGGCTAGGCAAGCCCACGACCCGCCGCTAGGCTGATTCGATGTTGCAACCCATTGCTCCCCTGGCGATCAGCGCCTACACCGCCACTTCCGCCCTCGGCCGCGGCCGGGAGGCCCACCGCCGCGCCCTCGAGGCCGCTCGCAGCGGCCTGCGCGCCAACGACTTCAGCCTGGCGCCGCTGGAGTGCTGGGTGGGCCGGGTCGACGGCGTCGAACAAGCCCCGTTGCCCGCCCCGCTGGACTCGTGGGAATGCCGCAACAACCGGCTCGCCTGGCTGGGCCTGAACCAGGACGGCCTCGTCGACGCCGTGCGCGCCGCGCGCGAGCGCTACGGCGCGACCCGCGTGGCGCTGCTGATGGGTACCTCCACCGCCAGCATCGGCGCGACCGAGGAGGCCTACCGCCGGCTCGATCCCGATGGTGGTTTTCCCGACGACATGCTGCGCCCGCCGATCCATGCACCGCACTCGCTGGCCGCCTTCCTGGCCGAAGCGCTGGCGCTGGAGGGGCCGTGCCTGACCATCTCCACCGCCTGCTCCTCCAGTGCCAAGGTGTTCGCCAGCGCGGAACGGCTGATCCGGCTGGGCGTGGTCGATGCCGCGCTGGTCGGAGGGGTCGATACCTTGTGCGAGAGCGTGTTGTTCGGCTTCAACGCGCTGGAACTGGTTTCGCGCGCGCCATGCCGTCCGTTCGACCGCGCGCGCAGCGGCATCTCGATCGGCGAGGCCGCCGGCTTCGCCCTGCTCGAACGGACCGACGCGGCGCCGCGTGCGCCACGCCTGCTCGGCTACGGCGAGGCCAGCGACGCCCATCACATGTCCACGCCCCATCCGGAGGGCCTGGGTGCCGAACTGGCGCTGCGCGATGCGCTGGCGCGCGCAGGACTCACGCCCTCGCAGGTCGACTACATCAACCTGCACGGCACCGCCAGCCTGAAGAACGACGAGGTGGAAGCCGCGCTGATCGCCCGCGCCTTCCCGCCGTCGACGCGGGCCAGCAGTACCAAGGGATTCACCGGTCACACGCTGGGCGCCGCCGGCATTCTGGAGGCGGTCGTCACGTTGCTGGCGATCGAACACGACCTGGTCCCCGGCAACCTCGGAGCCGACGACCCCGATCCGGGCTGCGGCCCGCAGTTCGCCTGGTCGAACGAGGCGCGCCCGGTCCAGGTGGCGCTCAGCAACTCGTTCGGCTTCGGCGGCAACAACGCCTGCCTGGCCTTTGCCCGTGGGGAGCGGAGCGCATGAGCGCGCTGACGGTGTACGTCGAGGGTATCGGCGTGTGGTCGCCGCAACTTGCCGACTTCGACGCCCTGCGCGCCGCCTTGATGGGAGAGGTGCCGACGCCGCCGCCTCCCCGGCCGGCGGCCACCGTGTTGCCCGCCGGCGAGCGTCGCCGCGCGCCGGAGAGCGTGTTGCTGGCGGTGGAAGTGGCGGCCCAGGCGGTCGCGATGAGCGGCCGCGAGGCCGCCGCCATGCCCTGCGTCTTCACGTCCTCGCATGGGGACCAGGCGATCATGGATTACATGTGCGCGGTCCTGGCCAGTGCGCCGTCCGAGCTCTCGCCCACGCGCTTCCACAATTCCGTGCACAACGCGCCAGCCGGCTACTGGACCATCGCCACCGGCTGCCACGCTCCGTCCAACGCGGTGTGCGCGCAGCGCGCGAGCTTCGGTGCCGGGCTGCTCGAGGCGGCGAGTCTCGCGCTGGCCGACGCGCGGCCGGTGCTGCTGGTATGCAGCGACACCGCCGGCAACGGTCCGCTGGCCGAGGTGACGGACAGTCCCGCGCCGTTTGGCTGCGCGCTGGTGCTGAGCCCCCAGCCCGGTCCCTCCACGCTGGGCCGACTTGTTCTGCACCTTTGCCCCGGTAGCATCCCCGACGCACCGGTCGCGTCGCCGGTGCCGGCCGAGTGGATTGCCCGCAGCCCCGCGGCCGTGGCGCTGCCGCTGCTGGCACTGCTCGCGCAGGGCGCGGGTCGCTGCCGGCTGATGGCCGCCCGCTCGCTCGCCATGGATGTCCGTTTGGAGGAATGTGCGTGAAACCCAATCCGCCGCGCTGGTGCGTGCTGATCCCCTGCCTCAACGAGGAGGCGGCGATCCAGCAGGTGGTGCAATCGGCCCTGGCGCTGAGCGTGCCGGTGATCGTGGTGGATGACGGCTCGGACGACCGCACCCCGGAGATCGTCGGTGCACTACCGGTCACCCTGCTGCGCCACGCGCAGCGGCGCGGCAAGGGCGAGGCGCTGCGGCACGGTTTCCGCGAGGCGCTGAAGCAGGGGTTCGATGCGGTGGTGACGATGGACGGCGATGGCCAGCACCTGGCCAGCGACATCCCGCGTATCGTCGCGGCGGCGCAACGCTATCCGGACCACATCGTGATCGGCGCGCGCCTGCTCGAGCGCGAACAACAGCCCAGGAGCCGCCGCCGCGCCAACGCGGTGGCCGACTGGGGCATTTCCTGGGGCTGCGGCCTGCCGGTCGCCGATACGCAGAGCGGCCAGCGCTGGTATCCACGCGCGGCGCTGGAACTGGTCGACCTGCCCGCAGAAAATTTCGTCTTCGAGGCGGCGATCCTGATTGCCGCCTGCCGCGACAAGGGCCTCGGCGTGGTGTCGGTGCCGATTGCCTCGCGCTACCACGGCGAGTTCCGGCTGAGCCACTTCAGCCCGGTGCGCGACGTGGTGCGCATCACCACCTACACCTTCG
Proteins encoded in this window:
- a CDS encoding accessory factor UbiK family protein, with translation MMDRQEIDRIALRLVSLVPPGLAQAQQDLRTNFHDVLMQGLRRLELVTREEFEVQSQLLARTRAKVDELEKRVAELEADAATRGL
- a CDS encoding YdcF family protein, with translation MPSSSTQRNPWRYLRDADVLHAAVVTLLAVVLSAGIVWLGYVVHVWRIARRAPTTLRGRWVVLVFGRQLVADAPGADYRGRLARALALLREKTAGRVLLLGGRSGGARSEAEAGHAWLQGQGLPADAHVELEQESVDSLENLRHARGLLQGGDRAEVLPPVALLTSRYHLARCLLLARRLGFDGHAVAAEEGLPRTPRYLALLLMEATYLMWIDLGMRWARLIGHRRMAARIS
- a CDS encoding YifB family Mg chelatase-like AAA ATPase → MSLAVTLSRAQEGVAAPQVMVEVHLSGGLPGTHIVGLPEAAVREARDRVRVAIQSAAFEYPNRKVTVNLAPAELPKDGGRFDLAIALGILAAGGQVPREKLDECEFLGELALSGDLRGVSGVLPALLRARARGRRVVVPRANAAEAALVPEADVLVADTLADVCSWLRDAGELALPGQADNGQTIAPGAPDLVDVRGQLQARRALEIAAAGGHHLLLIGPPGTGKTMLAERLPGILPPLGETEALETCAVLSVAGQRVDPARWRQRPFRAPHHTASAVALVGGGSHPRPGEISLAHNGVLFLDEFPEFSRHVLEVLREPLESGQILVSRAARQSTFPAQFQLVAAMNPCPCGYAGDARERCRCTPDQIQRYRGRISGPLLDRIDLCVEVPRVPLAELGAPRSAYDEDSATVRARVVQARDRALARAGRANAEINTRELERDCALGEAERRWFEAALERLGLSARAYHRILRVARSIADLDGGAALLDRAHLAEALQYRRF
- a CDS encoding beta-ketoacyl-[acyl-carrier-protein] synthase family protein, whose product is MLQPIAPLAISAYTATSALGRGREAHRRALEAARSGLRANDFSLAPLECWVGRVDGVEQAPLPAPLDSWECRNNRLAWLGLNQDGLVDAVRAARERYGATRVALLMGTSTASIGATEEAYRRLDPDGGFPDDMLRPPIHAPHSLAAFLAEALALEGPCLTISTACSSSAKVFASAERLIRLGVVDAALVGGVDTLCESVLFGFNALELVSRAPCRPFDRARSGISIGEAAGFALLERTDAAPRAPRLLGYGEASDAHHMSTPHPEGLGAELALRDALARAGLTPSQVDYINLHGTASLKNDEVEAALIARAFPPSTRASSTKGFTGHTLGAAGILEAVVTLLAIEHDLVPGNLGADDPDPGCGPQFAWSNEARPVQVALSNSFGFGGNNACLAFARGERSA
- a CDS encoding glycosyltransferase family 2 protein, with product MKPNPPRWCVLIPCLNEEAAIQQVVQSALALSVPVIVVDDGSDDRTPEIVGALPVTLLRHAQRRGKGEALRHGFREALKQGFDAVVTMDGDGQHLASDIPRIVAAAQRYPDHIVIGARLLEREQQPRSRRRANAVADWGISWGCGLPVADTQSGQRWYPRAALELVDLPAENFVFEAAILIAACRDKGLGVVSVPIASRYHGEFRLSHFSPVRDVVRITTYTFGRVVHYGRIVDSYRRSHDTPPLVIDDEGLLAIEAGEPARATR
- a CDS encoding beta-ketoacyl synthase chain length factor is translated as MSALTVYVEGIGVWSPQLADFDALRAALMGEVPTPPPPRPAATVLPAGERRRAPESVLLAVEVAAQAVAMSGREAAAMPCVFTSSHGDQAIMDYMCAVLASAPSELSPTRFHNSVHNAPAGYWTIATGCHAPSNAVCAQRASFGAGLLEAASLALADARPVLLVCSDTAGNGPLAEVTDSPAPFGCALVLSPQPGPSTLGRLVLHLCPGSIPDAPVASPVPAEWIARSPAAVALPLLALLAQGAGRCRLMAARSLAMDVRLEECA
- the hemF gene encoding oxygen-dependent coproporphyrinogen oxidase → MSQQADQAETFLQDVQDRICSAIERLDGGARFAEDRWTREAGGGGRTRVLRDGALFEQAGVNFSRVHGHTLPPSATAHRPELAGGSFIATGVSLVLHPRNPYVPTTHANVRYFEASKPGVEPVWWFGGGFDLTPFYPFDEDVRHWHTVARDLCAPYGDDVYLRYKRWCDDYFYLKHRDETRGVGGLFYDDLNEGGFERCFAFTRDVAQGFLDAYLPIAERRRDMPYGEREREFQLYRRGRYVEFNLVYDRGTLFGLQSGGRTESILMSLPPRLRYEYGYVPEPGSPEARLQDYLKPRDWL
- the glnK gene encoding P-II family nitrogen regulator: MKLVVAVIKPFKLDDVREALAEAGVQGITVTEVKGFGRQKGHTELYRGAEYVVDFLPKIKLEVAVADDQLERVIEAIQQSARTGKIGDGKIFVSPLEQVIRIRTGELDNDAL
- the gpmA gene encoding 2,3-diphosphoglycerate-dependent phosphoglycerate mutase, with product MHKLVLIRHGQSQWNLDNRFSGWADVDLTEQGMAEAREAGRLLVEAGYTFDVAHTSVLKRAVRTLWGVLDAMDLMWIPVVTDWRLNERHYGGLTGLNKAETAAKYGEDQVKIWRRSYDIPPPPLERADNPSLRDPRYALLDPSMIPDTECLKDTVARVLPYWHDVLAPAVASGQRVLVAAHGNSLRALIKYLDHVSDEAIVEMNVPNGVPLVYEFDDQMKPLRSYYLGDAEAIAAKMAAVANQGKAK